In Deltaproteobacteria bacterium, one DNA window encodes the following:
- a CDS encoding SDR family NAD(P)-dependent oxidoreductase: MARLLEGKVAIITGAGRGIGREEALTMARHGTKVVVNDLGGGFDGSGASTGPAQDVVNEIKKMGGDAVANGESVTDFKGAKRIVQCAIDTFGKLNIVVNNAGILRDRMIFNMAEEDWDAVIAVHLKGSFNMARHACEYWREEHKKGNILNGRVINTASDAGLLGNLGQGNYGSAKAALAAMAIIIDKEMAKYGVTANAIAPIARTRLTVDATPSTAAIMGREVKEGEFDAFGPQHISPLVAWLASDDAKDVHGEVFRVGAGTVWLMQGWHAVGKVSKRAVWDAAELGSALKTELGKGATAKEDMTAMLMTAMQG; the protein is encoded by the coding sequence ATGGCGCGTTTGCTCGAAGGGAAGGTTGCGATCATCACCGGTGCGGGCCGCGGGATCGGTCGTGAGGAGGCACTGACGATGGCGCGACACGGCACCAAGGTCGTCGTCAACGATCTCGGCGGCGGGTTCGACGGCAGCGGGGCCAGCACCGGTCCGGCGCAAGATGTCGTAAACGAGATCAAGAAGATGGGCGGCGACGCGGTGGCCAATGGCGAAAGCGTCACCGATTTCAAAGGCGCGAAGCGCATCGTCCAATGCGCGATCGACACCTTCGGCAAGCTGAACATCGTCGTCAACAACGCCGGCATCCTGCGCGACCGCATGATCTTCAACATGGCCGAGGAGGATTGGGACGCGGTCATCGCTGTGCACCTCAAGGGTTCGTTCAACATGGCGCGGCATGCGTGCGAGTACTGGCGAGAGGAGCACAAGAAAGGCAACATCCTCAACGGTCGCGTCATCAATACCGCGTCCGACGCGGGACTGCTCGGCAACCTTGGCCAGGGGAACTACGGTTCAGCCAAGGCCGCACTGGCAGCGATGGCGATCATCATCGACAAAGAAATGGCCAAGTATGGCGTGACCGCGAATGCTATCGCGCCGATCGCTCGCACCCGGCTGACGGTTGATGCGACTCCCTCGACGGCGGCGATCATGGGCCGCGAAGTCAAGGAAGGCGAGTTCGACGCCTTCGGACCGCAGCACATCTCTCCGCTGGTAGCCTGGTTGGCCAGTGACGATGCGAAGGATGTGCACGGCGAAGTGTTCCGCGTCGGCGCCGGCACCGTCTGGCTCATGCAAGGCTGGCACGCCGTCGGAAAAGTATCGAAGCGCGCTGTTTGGGACGCTGCGGAGCTGGGAAGCGCCCTGAAGACAGAGTTAGGGAAGGGCGCGACCGCGAAGGAAGACATGACCGCCATGCTGATGACCGCGATGCAGGGGTGA
- a CDS encoding low molecular weight protein arginine phosphatase — MSYRNILFICHANTSRSIIAEALLKKMIAERALHDHLSVESGGIAAYARDGALVSMDARLVLRDEGIHIAPESVSTDLKRNRHMVADADLILAMTQEQVRMIRDAFPEADGKAVFTLKEFAGGQGDIEDPAGRDEDFFAACRDEIKRCLEQAIERLAPR, encoded by the coding sequence ATGTCCTACCGCAACATTCTCTTCATCTGTCACGCCAACACCAGCCGCAGCATCATCGCGGAGGCGTTGCTCAAGAAGATGATCGCCGAGCGCGCGCTGCACGACCACCTGTCGGTGGAGTCGGGCGGCATCGCAGCCTACGCGCGCGACGGTGCACTGGTGTCGATGGACGCGCGCCTCGTTCTGCGTGACGAAGGCATTCACATCGCCCCCGAGTCGGTCTCCACCGATCTCAAGCGCAATCGTCACATGGTCGCCGATGCCGACCTCATCCTGGCGATGACGCAGGAACAGGTTCGCATGATTCGCGACGCCTTTCCCGAAGCCGACGGCAAAGCGGTGTTCACGCTCAAGGAGTTTGCCGGCGGTCAGGGCGACATCGAAGATCCCGCCGGCCGCGATGAAGATTTCTTCGCCGCCTGCCGCGACGAGATCAAGCGCTGCCTCGAGCAAGCCATCGAGCGGCTCGCGCCGCGTTGA
- a CDS encoding SDR family oxidoreductase, with amino-acid sequence MDTFTSKVAIITGGASGIGQALGAALVLRGARVVLADVNGDGARVAAAALAAGAATSATLDVTDAASVERVINETASTLGRLDYLFNNAGIATMGDARHMTLADWNRLVDVNLRGVIHGVVAAYPLMIRQGFGHIVNTASLAGLVPPPGATGYAMTKHAVVGLSLALRGEAAAYGVRVSAVCPGVIDTPIKDHMQWLNTTRDAVLNDIPIRLYAPDACARDIVNGVARNRAIIVVTVHAKIAWLLYRLAPRLMLRVGQTLAQRSALLKR; translated from the coding sequence ATGGACACATTCACAAGCAAGGTTGCGATCATCACCGGCGGTGCCTCCGGCATCGGCCAGGCGCTCGGCGCCGCGTTGGTGCTACGCGGCGCCCGGGTCGTGCTGGCGGATGTGAACGGCGACGGCGCGCGAGTGGCGGCGGCCGCGCTCGCAGCGGGCGCCGCCACCAGCGCAACGCTGGACGTCACCGACGCGGCCAGCGTCGAGCGTGTGATCAACGAGACGGCCTCGACGCTGGGCCGTCTCGACTATCTCTTCAACAACGCCGGCATCGCCACTATGGGCGACGCGCGTCACATGACGCTCGCGGACTGGAATCGACTCGTCGATGTGAACCTTCGCGGCGTCATCCACGGTGTCGTCGCCGCCTATCCGCTGATGATCCGACAAGGGTTCGGACACATCGTGAATACGGCGTCGCTCGCGGGTCTGGTGCCGCCGCCAGGCGCCACCGGCTACGCAATGACCAAGCACGCCGTGGTCGGCCTGTCGTTGGCGTTGCGCGGTGAGGCCGCCGCATACGGCGTGCGCGTCAGCGCCGTCTGTCCAGGCGTCATCGACACACCGATCAAAGATCACATGCAGTGGCTCAACACCACCCGCGACGCGGTGCTCAACGACATCCCGATACGATTGTATGCGCCCGACGCCTGCGCCCGCGACATCGTGAATGGCGTGGCACGCAATCGGGCGATCATCGTCGTCACCGTCCACGCGAAGATCGCCTGGTTGCTCTATCGCCTGGCGCCGCGGCTGATGCTGCGCGTCGGGCAAACGCTGGCGCAGCGCAGCGCGCTGCTCAAGCGATGA
- a CDS encoding acyl-CoA dehydrogenase family protein, whose product MPTASDVHPQQGRPLTSDDILRNAAALAPWLHERADAIESARRLPDDVVARMRDAGMFRLTMPRIWGGPEMTPMQQNEVIETLSRADASVGWCTMIGCDSGIYSGYLDDTVARAMYPRLDMVQAGWVYPVGQAHRVRGGFKVTGNWMFGSGCTHCDWLAGGCVVFEDGAPLMRPDGLPEWRIVIAQPSQYEILDTWFTTGLSGSGSNDYRCSDLFVPEEHSFSFFEPKRAGILWKRADTLLRKMSAIPLGIARAAIDTVVDIVAEKVELPSFKRYRDLPRVQSAVAEAESLYGAARAYVYDSLATQWAKLEADAELTKAERANVWLSRTNAFQSARRIVQAMYDTIGGSAIYSRKSPLDRHLRDIETICQHIVGQTKGWEAVGGMLLDAEQAAPNPFL is encoded by the coding sequence ATGCCCACAGCTAGCGACGTTCATCCCCAGCAAGGCCGTCCGCTCACCAGCGACGACATCCTGCGCAACGCCGCCGCGCTCGCGCCGTGGCTACACGAGCGCGCCGACGCCATCGAATCGGCGCGTCGGTTACCGGATGACGTGGTCGCGCGGATGCGTGATGCCGGCATGTTCCGACTCACCATGCCGCGCATCTGGGGTGGACCGGAAATGACTCCGATGCAGCAGAACGAAGTGATCGAGACCCTGTCGCGCGCTGACGCATCGGTCGGCTGGTGCACGATGATCGGCTGCGACTCGGGGATCTACTCAGGCTACCTCGACGACACGGTCGCGCGCGCGATGTACCCGCGCCTCGACATGGTGCAGGCCGGCTGGGTCTACCCGGTCGGGCAAGCGCATCGTGTGCGCGGCGGATTCAAGGTGACGGGCAACTGGATGTTCGGCAGCGGCTGCACCCACTGCGACTGGCTCGCGGGCGGCTGTGTGGTGTTCGAGGATGGCGCGCCCCTGATGCGTCCCGACGGCCTGCCGGAGTGGCGCATCGTCATCGCCCAGCCCTCACAGTACGAGATCCTCGACACCTGGTTCACCACAGGACTCAGCGGCAGCGGCAGCAACGACTACCGTTGCAGCGATCTCTTCGTTCCCGAAGAACACTCCTTCAGCTTTTTCGAACCGAAGCGCGCGGGCATTCTGTGGAAGCGGGCCGACACGTTACTGCGCAAGATGTCGGCAATCCCGCTCGGCATCGCCCGCGCCGCCATCGACACGGTCGTCGACATCGTCGCTGAGAAAGTGGAGTTGCCGTCCTTCAAGCGCTACCGCGACCTTCCGAGAGTGCAGTCCGCTGTCGCCGAGGCGGAGAGTCTCTACGGCGCGGCCCGCGCCTACGTCTACGACTCGCTCGCCACGCAATGGGCGAAACTCGAAGCCGATGCGGAGCTGACCAAGGCCGAGCGCGCCAATGTCTGGTTGTCGCGCACCAACGCGTTCCAATCGGCGCGCCGCATCGTCCAAGCGATGTACGACACCATTGGGGGCAGCGCGATCTACAGCCGCAAGAGTCCGCTCGATCGTCACCTGCGCGATATCGAAACCATCTGCCAGCACATCGTCGGACAGACGAAGGGCTGGGAAGCCGTCGGCGGCATGCTGCTCGATGCGGAGCAAGCCGCGCCCAATCCGTTTCTATAA
- a CDS encoding FAD-dependent monooxygenase, giving the protein MIDVPVLIAGGGPVGLVLAHELRYRGIRALLVERNPTTTRHPKMDVTNGRSLEHFRRLGIAPAVRAAAVPEDHPMDVIWVTRAAEYEVARFAYPSVIETREIIRRTNDGSLPLEPYMRISQVVLEPVLKELLERDASEIELRFGWGLESFTQDAGGVTAVIRETATGRTETVRCAYLAGCDGGGSTARKQLGIQLEGQSRVAELFMIHFRSRALDVLQKFGVSWHVQSPIGGTLIAQDDREIWTLHTPLPPGVDAAAVDPRALLFQCLGAAIDCEILVANMWTPHLLVAEQYGAGRVWLAGDAVHQYIPTGGYGMNTGVGDAVDLGWKLAAQLQGWGGPRLLESYEAERRPIGLRNREASQRHMGVRLKILFDHYDPSAHEESPAGAAARRALGEGILALGNAENESLGIEIGYRYEHSPIICGEDGEAPPADPLRYTPSTWPGVRAPSVFLADGSALFDRFGPGFTLVRFADCPTEAFERAARERGVPLHVLDVREPRVQAIYQRALVLVRPDLHIAWRGDAAPGDAALIIDRARGAA; this is encoded by the coding sequence ATGATCGACGTCCCGGTTCTCATCGCCGGTGGTGGTCCGGTTGGTCTCGTGCTCGCGCACGAGCTGCGCTATCGCGGCATCCGCGCTCTGCTCGTCGAACGCAATCCGACCACGACGCGGCATCCGAAGATGGACGTCACCAACGGGCGCAGCCTCGAGCATTTCCGCCGCTTGGGGATCGCACCTGCCGTCCGTGCCGCCGCCGTGCCTGAAGACCATCCGATGGATGTCATTTGGGTCACGCGTGCCGCCGAGTACGAAGTGGCGCGCTTCGCGTATCCATCGGTGATCGAAACGCGCGAGATCATCCGTCGCACCAACGACGGCTCGCTGCCGCTCGAACCGTACATGCGTATCTCGCAAGTTGTGCTCGAACCGGTGCTGAAGGAGCTGCTCGAACGCGATGCATCCGAGATCGAACTGCGCTTCGGTTGGGGGTTGGAATCATTCACGCAAGACGCTGGCGGCGTTACGGCGGTGATTCGCGAGACCGCGACGGGCCGCACCGAAACCGTGCGCTGCGCGTACCTGGCCGGGTGCGACGGCGGCGGCAGCACCGCCCGCAAACAGCTCGGCATCCAACTCGAAGGCCAATCGCGCGTCGCCGAACTCTTCATGATTCATTTCCGTTCGCGCGCGCTCGACGTGCTGCAGAAGTTTGGCGTGTCGTGGCACGTCCAGTCGCCCATCGGCGGCACGCTGATCGCGCAAGACGATCGCGAGATCTGGACCCTGCACACGCCGTTGCCGCCGGGAGTTGACGCCGCCGCGGTCGACCCGCGGGCGTTGCTCTTTCAATGCCTCGGCGCGGCAATCGATTGCGAGATCCTGGTGGCGAACATGTGGACGCCGCATCTACTGGTCGCCGAGCAGTACGGCGCCGGCCGCGTGTGGCTGGCCGGCGATGCAGTGCATCAGTACATCCCGACCGGCGGTTACGGCATGAATACCGGCGTCGGCGACGCCGTCGATCTCGGCTGGAAGCTCGCCGCACAATTGCAAGGCTGGGGTGGCCCGCGGTTGCTGGAGAGCTACGAAGCCGAACGGCGGCCGATCGGGCTGCGCAATCGCGAAGCGTCACAGCGCCACATGGGCGTGCGTCTGAAGATCCTGTTCGACCACTACGATCCGTCCGCACACGAAGAGTCGCCAGCGGGTGCGGCCGCGCGCCGCGCGCTGGGAGAAGGCATCCTCGCGCTCGGCAACGCCGAGAACGAGAGCCTCGGCATCGAAATCGGCTATCGCTACGAGCACTCGCCAATCATCTGTGGTGAGGACGGCGAAGCGCCGCCGGCCGATCCGCTGCGCTACACGCCGTCGACATGGCCGGGCGTGCGCGCGCCGAGCGTGTTCCTCGCCGATGGCAGCGCGCTGTTCGATCGCTTCGGACCCGGATTTACGCTTGTGCGGTTCGCGGACTGTCCGACCGAGGCATTCGAGCGGGCCGCGCGCGAGCGCGGTGTGCCGCTGCACGTACTCGACGTGCGCGAGCCACGCGTGCAAGCGATCTATCAACGCGCCCTGGTGTTGGTGCGCCCAGATCTACACATTGCGTGGCGCGGCGATGCGGCGCCGGGTGACGCCGCTTTAATCATTGATCGAGCGCGCGGCGCGGCGTAG
- a CDS encoding DoxX family protein, which yields MAQRILSWLLALLFVASGAPKIIGVAQVAAGFEHMGYSANFRLLIGVLEIAGGVALLVPPVARYGNALLVAIMLGATWSVLSVGEAVAPPLIVGALLVVLAILRERGSAPTRVGDSG from the coding sequence ATGGCGCAGCGAATTCTGAGTTGGCTTCTGGCGTTGCTGTTTGTCGCGTCCGGCGCACCCAAGATCATCGGCGTCGCGCAGGTGGCCGCTGGGTTCGAGCACATGGGTTACTCGGCGAATTTCCGGCTACTGATCGGCGTCCTCGAGATCGCGGGCGGTGTGGCGCTGCTGGTGCCGCCGGTTGCGCGCTACGGGAACGCCTTGCTCGTCGCCATCATGCTCGGGGCGACGTGGAGCGTCCTGAGCGTTGGCGAGGCGGTGGCGCCACCGCTCATCGTCGGCGCGCTGCTGGTCGTGCTGGCGATCCTGCGCGAGCGGGGCTCCGCGCCCACGCGAGTCGGCGACAGCGGCTGA
- a CDS encoding amidase, which yields MDADLCCRTLTDTARMLRRREISPVELTRAVLARIERLDPPLHSYITITADRALDHAQKAERELSAGTDRGPLHGVPIAVKDLMFIRGVRTTCASRVLDDFVPYYDATVVERLEAAGAVILGKLNLTEFAMSGYARSLPIPLNPWDKTRSPGGSSSGSGVATAVGLCFASLGTDTGGSIRGPSAWCGVVGLKPTYGRVSRYGVFPLGMTLDHVGPMTRSVADAAAMLDVMAGRDPHDPTSLDAPAPQCSAALTRGVRGVRIGVDEHFARDFSHPDVSAALFAALEVLKQQGAELIAVSLPDVGELLEEWFVICAAEAVVGHAATYPSRADAYGPSFRSFLDYGAGLRAQDYARAHVRRVEFARRFQAIFEAADVFACPGMFMQAPPADAVDPYGPITPALAPFLRYTAPFNFSGNPTLSVPAGFSDDGLPHGIQLVGPLLGEAALCQVGHAYEQATQWHHRRPPIG from the coding sequence ATGGACGCTGACCTTTGCTGCCGAACGCTCACCGACACCGCGCGCATGCTGCGACGACGGGAGATCTCACCCGTCGAGTTGACGCGCGCGGTGCTGGCGCGCATCGAGCGTCTGGACCCGCCCCTGCACAGCTACATTACGATCACCGCGGACCGCGCGCTCGACCACGCACAAAAGGCAGAGCGCGAGTTGTCCGCGGGAACCGATCGCGGCCCGCTCCACGGCGTACCGATCGCCGTGAAGGATCTGATGTTCATCCGTGGCGTACGGACAACCTGCGCGTCGCGCGTGCTCGACGACTTCGTCCCCTACTACGACGCGACCGTCGTCGAACGCCTCGAAGCCGCCGGCGCGGTCATCCTCGGCAAACTCAACCTGACTGAGTTCGCGATGAGCGGCTACGCGCGGTCGCTGCCGATCCCGCTCAACCCATGGGACAAGACCCGCAGCCCGGGGGGCTCGTCGAGCGGTTCGGGCGTCGCAACGGCGGTCGGCTTGTGCTTCGCGTCGCTCGGAACCGACACCGGTGGATCAATCCGCGGTCCATCGGCGTGGTGCGGCGTGGTCGGACTCAAGCCCACCTACGGGCGGGTCAGCCGCTACGGCGTCTTTCCGCTCGGCATGACGCTCGATCACGTAGGGCCGATGACCCGCAGCGTCGCCGACGCGGCCGCGATGCTCGACGTGATGGCCGGGCGCGACCCCCACGACCCAACTTCGCTCGATGCCCCCGCCCCGCAATGCAGCGCCGCGCTGACGCGCGGCGTGCGTGGCGTGCGCATCGGCGTCGACGAACACTTCGCGCGCGACTTCTCACACCCCGATGTCAGTGCAGCGCTCTTCGCGGCGCTCGAAGTCCTGAAACAGCAGGGTGCCGAACTGATCGCAGTATCCCTGCCCGATGTCGGCGAGCTGCTCGAAGAATGGTTCGTCATCTGTGCCGCTGAAGCGGTGGTCGGACACGCAGCCACCTATCCGTCGCGGGCGGATGCGTACGGTCCGAGCTTTCGTTCGTTCCTCGACTACGGCGCGGGCTTGCGGGCCCAGGACTACGCCCGCGCGCACGTGCGGCGGGTCGAGTTCGCGCGCCGCTTTCAGGCCATCTTCGAGGCGGCCGATGTGTTCGCCTGTCCCGGCATGTTCATGCAAGCGCCACCGGCGGACGCGGTCGATCCTTACGGTCCCATCACTCCGGCGCTCGCGCCATTCCTTCGCTACACCGCCCCGTTCAATTTCAGCGGCAATCCGACGCTGTCGGTACCCGCGGGTTTCAGTGATGACGGCTTGCCCCACGGCATCCAACTCGTCGGCCCATTGCTCGGCGAGGCGGCCCTCTGCCAGGTTGGTCACGCCTACGAGCAAGCCACCCAGTGGCACCATCGCCGACCGCCGATCGGGTGA
- a CDS encoding LLM class flavin-dependent oxidoreductase yields MGRVTVGYQDACVHPLWLSRVNLRLARWMGASAVWLPDHFMSFTPAQVWRPEITPAARVVPSLDALFDPLQLLAVTATRIRGVDVGTSVTESIRRHPMSLAQSFVTLDHISKGRAILGIGNGIRENTEPYGLPYADNVARLEEALTIIRLLWNSGGEPISYDGRFWRLRDAVFRLPLYNGKPPRLFVAAHFPRMLRLAGRFGDGWLPGQKVSAVEYRNRLAVIRSAADKAGRRMDGFSATHTMLVALGESREQVLERAMKSRFCATLTLGVPADVWRAHGLTHPLGDAHRGFLDIVPTRISDVEIDRAVAMMIPELLLTLMYAGSAQQICDEVAPLVDAGCGHFIIANAGASFTGDNVRGLWRLAELMRRLRRL; encoded by the coding sequence ATGGGACGAGTAACGGTTGGCTATCAAGACGCCTGCGTGCATCCGCTGTGGCTGTCGCGCGTCAACCTGCGGCTGGCGCGATGGATGGGCGCGTCGGCGGTGTGGCTCCCGGATCACTTCATGAGTTTTACACCGGCGCAGGTGTGGCGCCCGGAGATCACACCGGCCGCGCGCGTGGTGCCGTCGCTCGACGCGCTCTTCGATCCGCTGCAGTTGCTCGCCGTCACCGCGACGCGCATACGCGGTGTCGACGTCGGGACGTCGGTCACCGAAAGCATTCGACGACACCCGATGTCGCTGGCGCAGTCGTTCGTCACGCTCGACCACATCTCGAAGGGTCGCGCGATTCTCGGCATCGGCAACGGCATCCGTGAGAACACCGAGCCGTATGGTCTGCCATATGCCGACAACGTTGCCCGTCTCGAAGAAGCGCTCACCATCATTCGGTTGTTATGGAACAGCGGCGGCGAGCCGATCAGTTACGATGGACGATTTTGGCGGCTGCGCGATGCCGTGTTCCGTTTGCCGCTCTACAACGGCAAGCCGCCGCGGCTATTCGTCGCCGCACACTTTCCGCGCATGCTGCGGCTCGCCGGACGTTTCGGCGACGGCTGGCTACCGGGTCAGAAGGTGTCCGCGGTGGAATACCGCAACCGCCTGGCTGTCATTCGGAGCGCGGCCGACAAGGCCGGCCGGCGCATGGATGGTTTCAGCGCGACACATACGATGCTGGTCGCGCTCGGTGAGAGTCGCGAGCAGGTGCTCGAGCGAGCCATGAAGAGTCGCTTCTGTGCAACCTTGACCCTCGGCGTTCCGGCTGACGTGTGGCGTGCGCACGGGCTCACGCATCCGCTTGGTGACGCGCATCGCGGTTTTCTCGACATCGTGCCGACGCGTATCAGCGATGTCGAGATCGACCGCGCGGTGGCGATGATGATTCCCGAGTTGCTGCTGACGCTGATGTATGCCGGCAGCGCGCAACAGATCTGCGACGAGGTGGCGCCATTGGTCGACGCCGGCTGCGGTCACTTCATCATCGCCAACGCCGGCGCCAGCTTCACCGGCGACAACGTCCGCGGCCTCTGGCGTCTCGCTGAACTGATGCGACGACTGCGACGCTTATGA
- a CDS encoding dihydrodipicolinate reductase gives MAYRVIQWATGNVGRIAVQGVLSHPQLELVGAWVHSAEKAGHDVGELCGLDRLGIAATASVDEILAMPADCVVYSPLLPQLDEVVRLLESGKNVVTPVGWFYPFKTPGVAELEAACRKGGVSLHGTGIHPGGITELLPLTVSSLCRNVRHVRAEEFSDIRVYRAELVVREIMLFGKHPDEAQASPMLDLLGFGFGQSIDMLAAGLGLQLDERKGGTHEMAVATAPIDTPIGVLDRGTIAAQRFTWQGLVGGTPVITVRVNWLMGEQHLDPPWTIGGERFEVEVEGDPSIHVTFRGLQPPFETADLDRNPGIVATAMHCVNSIPYVCEAPPGIRTYLDMPLISGRADTTLRR, from the coding sequence ATGGCGTATCGAGTGATTCAATGGGCGACGGGCAACGTAGGACGGATCGCGGTGCAGGGCGTGTTGTCGCATCCGCAACTCGAATTGGTCGGCGCCTGGGTGCATAGCGCGGAGAAAGCCGGACACGATGTCGGCGAGCTGTGCGGACTCGATCGGTTAGGCATCGCGGCGACGGCGAGCGTAGACGAGATCCTCGCGATGCCGGCCGACTGCGTGGTGTACAGCCCGCTGTTGCCGCAGCTCGACGAGGTCGTGCGCTTGCTCGAGTCGGGGAAGAACGTGGTCACACCGGTTGGATGGTTCTATCCATTCAAGACACCCGGTGTCGCAGAATTGGAAGCCGCGTGCCGCAAGGGCGGCGTCTCGCTCCACGGTACCGGCATTCACCCCGGCGGCATCACCGAGCTGCTTCCACTCACCGTGTCGTCGCTGTGCCGCAACGTGCGCCACGTGCGAGCGGAAGAGTTTTCTGACATCCGTGTGTACCGCGCGGAACTGGTGGTGCGCGAGATCATGCTGTTCGGCAAACACCCGGACGAGGCGCAGGCGAGTCCGATGCTCGATCTACTCGGATTCGGCTTCGGCCAATCGATCGATATGCTCGCCGCGGGACTCGGCCTGCAGCTCGACGAACGCAAGGGTGGCACGCACGAAATGGCGGTGGCCACCGCGCCGATCGACACCCCGATCGGCGTCCTCGATCGCGGCACCATCGCCGCGCAACGGTTCACCTGGCAAGGACTCGTGGGCGGCACACCGGTCATCACCGTACGGGTCAATTGGCTGATGGGCGAGCAGCATCTCGATCCGCCATGGACAATCGGTGGCGAGCGCTTCGAGGTTGAGGTCGAAGGCGATCCCTCCATCCACGTGACCTTCCGCGGCTTGCAGCCGCCGTTCGAGACTGCGGACCTCGACCGCAACCCGGGAATCGTCGCGACGGCGATGCACTGTGTGAACTCGATCCCCTACGTCTGCGAAGCACCGCCGGGAATTCGCACCTACCTCGACATGCCGCTGATCAGCGGCCGCGCCGACACCACTTTGCGGCGGTGA
- a CDS encoding TlpA family protein disulfide reductase, with protein MDLPVWQALYTELAPRNFVVITVAMDTGGAADAAQWIEPAAPTHPSLIDVHHRVAELYDWVNVPSIAWIDEAGHIVRPNDPGFAGEFFRGMMEPDFDFPAMLAEHQRHQQRYLAAVRDWVERGPACPYALTPEQVRERLAGPNPDHARAAAYFRLGTFLQQHERGDAAQAAFAQAKALRPESWNYKRQAWHLEEIGKSGGPEFWAEVKALGDRPYYPRSEL; from the coding sequence ATGGACCTGCCGGTCTGGCAGGCACTCTACACTGAACTCGCGCCGCGCAACTTCGTCGTGATTACGGTCGCCATGGACACCGGCGGTGCGGCCGATGCCGCTCAATGGATCGAGCCAGCCGCGCCGACGCATCCGAGTCTGATTGACGTGCACCACCGCGTCGCCGAGTTGTACGACTGGGTCAACGTTCCATCGATTGCGTGGATCGATGAAGCGGGTCATATCGTACGACCCAACGACCCCGGATTCGCCGGCGAATTTTTCCGCGGCATGATGGAACCCGACTTCGACTTCCCAGCGATGCTCGCCGAGCATCAACGCCACCAACAACGCTACCTCGCGGCCGTGCGCGACTGGGTCGAGCGCGGTCCCGCGTGTCCCTACGCGCTCACACCAGAGCAAGTGCGTGAGCGCTTGGCCGGACCGAATCCCGACCACGCGCGCGCCGCCGCGTACTTCCGCCTCGGGACTTTCCTGCAACAGCACGAACGCGGCGACGCCGCGCAGGCTGCGTTCGCACAAGCCAAGGCGCTGCGCCCCGAAAGTTGGAACTACAAACGCCAAGCTTGGCACCTCGAAGAGATCGGTAAATCCGGCGGCCCCGAGTTCTGGGCCGAAGTGAAAGCGCTCGGCGACCGTCCGTACTATCCGCGCTCGGAACTGTGA